The stretch of DNA GGTTTCAGCCTGGCGGCCTGGGGCATTGGGGTAACGGTGGTGCTGACCTTGCTGCTGGTGGCGGTGCCGCTGGCCAGCATTCGGCGCGAGCAAGCACCCTTGCCGGTTGCCGCGACCGCCTGATCACGGTGGCAGCGAGCTTGTCGGGTCACCGCACCGCCGCCGAGTGTCCGACAGGGCACACCCTGTCGGACACTCGGCGGCGGCAGGCAGGGATAAGACAATTTTCACATCCGCTTCACTATCGGGCCACAAACCCGAGGATAAGGTGCTGCCAGCCTTGTCCCCGGAGTGGCCACATGCTGGAAAATGTAATTGCGACACACTCGCGCCTCCCGCGCCCGAAACGCCGGAAACTGCCTGCAGTCTGGCTGCTGGCCGTATTGCTGGCGGTGGCGGCACTCGGCCTCTGGCACGTGTTCAGTACGCATGTCACCAACCTGGGCAGCTCCCAATTGATGAGCGAGAATGGTGTCTACAGCGCATGGAACAGCGGCAATGTGATTGTCCTGGTCCGCCACGCCGAACGCTGCGACCGCTCCAACCATGCCTGCCTTGGCGACCCTGCCGGCATCACCGTGGACGGCAGCCAGGCCGCAGCCGCCGTCGGCGACGGCCTCCGTGGCCTGGGCCTGGCCAATGCCGATATCCTCAGCAGCCCGGAAGTCCGTACCCAGCAGACCGCTTCATTCGTCTTCGGCAAGGCCATCGAAACCCAGGAGTGGCTGGCGCGCTGTGACAGCACCTTTGCCAACGCTGCCCTGGCGCACAAGCGCGATGGTCACAACCTCGTGCTAGTCACCCACAGTGGCTGCATCGACCACCTCGAACGGCAACTGCGCGTAGCAGGCGGCGAACGCGTTGCCGGCTATGCCAGCGCACTGTTCATCAGCAAAGACAGCAACGGCAAGGCACACTTGCTCGGGCAACTCAACGCCAACCAATGGCAGACACTCAACAGCAGCACAGGGAAGTAAGCATGCCCGTTTCTTCACGCACCTCGTTCTACGTCAACAACCTGCTAGTGCCACTGTTGTTGGCAGCGATCGTGTTCCTGCTGTTCGACCTTACCGAACTGGACCGCTGGATCAGCAACCTGCTGCTCGACCCGGTCAGTGGGCAGTTCCCGCTGCTGCATGACCAGCTGTTCGAGAAAGTGACCCACAAATGGCCGCGCATCCTGCCGAACTGGACCGGCGAGGCGGCGATCATTGGCTCGCTGCTGTCGTTCATCTGGCCACGCCTGGCGAACCACCCCGACGCGCTGATCACCCGCGGCCTTAATGCCGCCAGAATCAGCCCTGTACTGCGTTTTACCAGCCGTCATCGCCGTGACTTCCTGTTCGTGGTGGTCGCATTTGCCCTGTGCACCACGGTCATTCACTACCTGAAAAGCCACACCAGTGTGTATTGCCCGGTGGAAACCACCCTCTATGGCGGCCCCGAAGCGCACGTGGAGTGGTACGAGAACTTCCGCTGGTTCAGCAAGGCGGGCGAAGGCCGTTGCTGGCCAGGTGGCCACGCCTCCAGCGGCTTCACCCTGATGGCGTTGTACTTCGTGGCGCTGCGCTACCGCTGGCAGCATGCGCGCAAACTGCTGGTGGCCGTCCTGCTGATCGGTTTCATCTACGGCACCACCCGTGTGCTGCAAGGTTGGCACTACATGTCGCATACCTTCTGGGCCGGGATCTTCGTGTGGCTGACCACCTGGGCTACCGCCCTGGGCTTCTACGGGCGCCAGGCGCTTCAGGCACCGGCACGTGTAAGCGCAGACAAGGCAGCGGTGAATGCCTATGCTTGAGCAGTCCCACTGCTCGGAACAGCAACATGGCCAACCCCGAAGACGCCCTGCTGCACAGCTGGCAGCACAACGCCCAGGCCTGGATAGACGCGGTGCGTGGCGGCGCCATCGAGAGCCGCCAGCAGGTCACCAACCAGGCAGTCCTGCTGGCGGTCCTGGGTCGCCAGCCTGAGCGGGTGCTGGACCTTGGCTGCGGCGAGGGCTGGTTGCTGCGGGCGCTGAGCGACCGCGGCATCGAGGTGACCGGCGTCGATGGCGACGCTGCGCTGGTCGAAGCTGCGCGAGCGGCAGGCTCACCTCAGGTGCACCTGGCCAGCTATGTGCAGCTGGCGGAAGGTAAGGTGAATATCGGCAGCGGCTATGACCTGATCTGCGCCAATTTCGCCCTGCTGCAACAAGACATCATCCCGTTGCTGGTGGCCATGAAGCGGCTGCTGCTACCTGGTGGCGCACTGCTGATCCAGACCTTGCACCCCTGGAGCGTGGCGGGTGGTGACTATCAGGACGGCTGGCGCGAAGAATCGTTTGCCGGGTTTGCCGGCAACTGGCGGCCGATGCCGTGGTACTTCCGGACCTTGGCCAGCTGGCTGAATGCCCTGGACATGGCAGGGTTCAGGTTGCTGAGCCTGCAGGAGCCGCAGCACCCACAGAGCCCGGTGCCGCAGTCGCTGCTGTTGATTGCTGGTTAGCCTGTTCCGGACTCTTCGCGGGTAAACCCGCTCCCACAGATCTTGCAGATCTCAAGTACAGCGAGCACCTGTGGGAGCAGGCTTGCCCGCGAAGAGGCCGGAACGCTAAACATCAATCTTGAAGTCCTTGGCAGCAACCCGCTAGCCTGCGCGTTCCCCTTACTGGATGGACCCTGCCCCATGCAGCCCCGCGATATCGCCGCCTACCTGTTCCTGGCCATCGCCTGGGGCTTTTCTTTCCTGGTGGTACTCAAGGTGGTGCACGCCTTCGGCTGGGTCGGTGCGGTCAGCTTGCGTGCCTTCATCGCCGGCGGCACCCTGGCAATTCTCGCCGCCCTGCTGGGCCGTGCCTTGCGCCTGCGTGCGCTGCTCAAGCCGCTGACGGTCGTCGGCGCCACCACTGTCGCCGGGCAACTGATTGGTCTGTCCTATGCCACCCCGCGCATCGGTACGGCGATGTCGGCCATTCTGATCGCCACCATTCCGCTGTTGTCGATGATCATCGGCCGCCTTTGGGGGCTGGAAAAGATCACCCGGCAGGGGCTGCTTGGGCTACTGCTGGGGGTGGCGGGCATCGTCCTGCTGATAGGCTTCCCGGCGCAGCCGGTCACCGACGAGTTCATCCACGGCTGCCTTGCCTCGGTGTTCGGCTGCCTGTGCGCGGCCTTCGGCAGCAACTACGCCAGCCTGCACCTGCGCGGGCAAGACCCTTGGACCGTCACCGGTGGTGCCTTCCTGGCCGGCGGCCTGCTGACCTTGCCTTTGCTGCTGGTGGTGCCGGTGCCGGCCCTGCCCCAGGCCAGCGACTGGCTGTACCTGTTGATCAGCGGCAGTGTGATGAGCGCTACCACCTACGTGCTGTACTTCGGCCTGGTGGCACGCATTGGCGCGACGCGCGCCATCAGCGTCGAGTTCGTCGTCACCCTGGTTGCCGTGCTGGTCGGCGCGCTGTTTCTCGGTGAAGCCCTGAGCCTGCTGCAGGCCGCGGGCGGCCTGGTGATCCTGCTCGGCTGCCTGTTGGTGCTGGGCCTGCTGCCGGGGCGCAAGCGCCGCCTGCCCAGTTAGCGCTGGGCGGTGGCCTCGTCGGCAGGCGGGGTCAGCTGCAGCACGCGATTGCGCCCGCCCTCGGCGAGCAGGTAGCCGCCTTTGCCATCCGCCACGATCGACTGCGGCGCCTTGAGGAAAGTCAGCACGGTGTGCTGATTACCCTCGGCGTCCACCCGCAGCAGGCGGGCGCGGTGGGTGTTGTCTTCGCTGATCCACAGGCCGCGCTGGTCGCACATCAGGAAGGTGGGATGGCGCAGGCCCTGAACCACCACCGGG from Pseudomonas putida encodes:
- a CDS encoding class I SAM-dependent methyltransferase — encoded protein: MANPEDALLHSWQHNAQAWIDAVRGGAIESRQQVTNQAVLLAVLGRQPERVLDLGCGEGWLLRALSDRGIEVTGVDGDAALVEAARAAGSPQVHLASYVQLAEGKVNIGSGYDLICANFALLQQDIIPLLVAMKRLLLPGGALLIQTLHPWSVAGGDYQDGWREESFAGFAGNWRPMPWYFRTLASWLNALDMAGFRLLSLQEPQHPQSPVPQSLLLIAG
- a CDS encoding DMT family transporter → MQPRDIAAYLFLAIAWGFSFLVVLKVVHAFGWVGAVSLRAFIAGGTLAILAALLGRALRLRALLKPLTVVGATTVAGQLIGLSYATPRIGTAMSAILIATIPLLSMIIGRLWGLEKITRQGLLGLLLGVAGIVLLIGFPAQPVTDEFIHGCLASVFGCLCAAFGSNYASLHLRGQDPWTVTGGAFLAGGLLTLPLLLVVPVPALPQASDWLYLLISGSVMSATTYVLYFGLVARIGATRAISVEFVVTLVAVLVGALFLGEALSLLQAAGGLVILLGCLLVLGLLPGRKRRLPS
- a CDS encoding histidine phosphatase family protein — protein: MLENVIATHSRLPRPKRRKLPAVWLLAVLLAVAALGLWHVFSTHVTNLGSSQLMSENGVYSAWNSGNVIVLVRHAERCDRSNHACLGDPAGITVDGSQAAAAVGDGLRGLGLANADILSSPEVRTQQTASFVFGKAIETQEWLARCDSTFANAALAHKRDGHNLVLVTHSGCIDHLERQLRVAGGERVAGYASALFISKDSNGKAHLLGQLNANQWQTLNSSTGK
- a CDS encoding phosphatase PAP2 family protein gives rise to the protein MPVSSRTSFYVNNLLVPLLLAAIVFLLFDLTELDRWISNLLLDPVSGQFPLLHDQLFEKVTHKWPRILPNWTGEAAIIGSLLSFIWPRLANHPDALITRGLNAARISPVLRFTSRHRRDFLFVVVAFALCTTVIHYLKSHTSVYCPVETTLYGGPEAHVEWYENFRWFSKAGEGRCWPGGHASSGFTLMALYFVALRYRWQHARKLLVAVLLIGFIYGTTRVLQGWHYMSHTFWAGIFVWLTTWATALGFYGRQALQAPARVSADKAAVNAYA